A genomic region of Candidatus Hydrogenedentota bacterium contains the following coding sequences:
- a CDS encoding polyprenyl synthetase family protein — protein sequence MNNSSLTDVYAPIAPAMKEVRFTVAALWSEVLSLVGGLASMGQGQHFEGKLLRPALCLLSAGALGEEDQSGLVRLAAAYEAIHMASLAHDDVVDHASLRRGSSSLNELWNEHAAILGGDYLVARSFEILLEYECPDLLKGALYAMRRMAGGELRFFDRNPQETDKSDCITLADTKTASLFAAVCAGPAYLFDKEKVDTLYQFGIDLGIAFQLIDDLLDLTQTAAALGKPECGDVAEGKQTLPLVVMRQRMDNEERDRLQALKGQELDDDDCEWIKKQVDALEVAAFVREEAEGYIEKALQSISVLPSSLYRQSLEGLTHFVLNRLS from the coding sequence ATGAACAATAGCTCTTTAACAGACGTGTATGCGCCCATTGCGCCCGCCATGAAAGAGGTTCGGTTTACCGTGGCCGCTTTGTGGTCGGAAGTCCTCTCTTTAGTCGGCGGTTTGGCCAGTATGGGACAGGGGCAACACTTTGAAGGCAAATTGCTGCGGCCCGCATTGTGCCTGCTCAGCGCCGGTGCGCTGGGAGAGGAGGATCAAAGTGGGCTCGTTCGTCTCGCAGCCGCTTATGAAGCGATTCATATGGCGTCCCTCGCCCATGACGACGTGGTCGACCACGCGTCGCTCCGTCGCGGCAGTTCGTCTCTCAATGAATTGTGGAATGAACACGCTGCCATTTTGGGAGGCGATTATCTGGTCGCCCGTTCTTTCGAAATCTTATTGGAATATGAATGCCCCGATCTTTTGAAGGGCGCCTTGTATGCCATGCGGCGCATGGCAGGCGGCGAATTACGTTTCTTTGACCGGAACCCGCAAGAGACCGATAAAAGCGACTGTATTACCTTGGCCGATACGAAAACCGCTAGTTTGTTTGCCGCTGTCTGTGCCGGGCCTGCGTACCTTTTCGACAAAGAAAAGGTTGATACACTCTACCAATTCGGTATTGATTTGGGCATCGCTTTCCAACTCATCGATGATTTGTTGGATCTGACACAAACTGCCGCCGCCCTGGGCAAGCCGGAATGCGGCGATGTGGCGGAGGGCAAACAGACCCTTCCTCTGGTTGTGATGCGGCAACGTATGGATAACGAAGAGCGTGACCGACTGCAAGCACTGAAAGGTCAAGAGTTGGACGACGACGATTGTGAATGGATCAAGAAACAGGTTGACGCATTGGAAGTGGCGGCTTTTGTTCGCGAAGAAGCCGAAGGCTATATAGAAAAAGCGCTTCAATCAATCTCTGTGCTTCCCAGCTCCCTATACCGGCAATCTCTGGAAGGGCTTACCCACTTTGTGTTGAACCGCCTTTCTTAA
- the fabG gene encoding 3-oxoacyl-[acyl-carrier-protein] reductase yields MFQDKVVLITGGTRGIGLACAAYFAKEGAQVALCGRDASRAQEAAETISDTCLGLAADISNPDAASALVKSVTAHFGALHILVNNAGVTHDGLLMRMTDEQWRTVMQTNLDGVFYLTRAVSRVMIRQRFGRIINIGSVVGLHGQAGQCNYAAAKAGLVGFTKACARELAPRHITVNLVAPGFVETDMTAAMTPAMREEALKRIPLNRSGLPEDIAPLVAFLASDQAAYITGTVIPVDGGLGM; encoded by the coding sequence CTGTTTCAAGATAAGGTTGTATTGATCACCGGCGGCACCCGCGGCATCGGCCTTGCCTGCGCCGCCTATTTCGCCAAAGAAGGCGCGCAAGTAGCCTTGTGCGGAAGGGATGCGTCTCGTGCGCAGGAAGCGGCCGAGACAATCAGCGACACTTGTTTGGGGCTCGCAGCAGACATCAGCAATCCTGATGCCGCCTCGGCCTTGGTGAAGTCGGTGACAGCGCATTTCGGAGCCCTTCACATTCTGGTCAACAACGCCGGCGTCACCCATGACGGCCTGTTGATGCGCATGACCGATGAGCAATGGCGCACGGTGATGCAAACCAACCTGGATGGCGTCTTTTATTTGACCCGAGCTGTATCGCGTGTTATGATTCGGCAGCGCTTTGGGCGTATCATCAATATCGGTTCCGTCGTAGGCTTGCACGGACAAGCCGGACAATGCAATTACGCCGCTGCGAAAGCGGGCTTGGTCGGCTTTACCAAAGCGTGCGCGCGAGAATTGGCGCCGCGCCATATCACGGTCAATCTTGTTGCGCCTGGTTTTGTGGAAACCGATATGACTGCCGCCATGACGCCTGCCATGCGCGAAGAAGCTCTGAAACGTATTCCTTTGAATCGCAGCGGACTGCCCGAAGATATCGCGCCGCTCGTTGCCTTTCTTGCCTCTGACCAAGCCGCATATATTACGGGTACTGTCATTCCCGTGGACGGCGGATTAGGGATGTGA
- a CDS encoding ACP S-malonyltransferase: MPAFLFPGQGSQQAGAAALFQDTCPESHALFDIAQNILSNELYHLIMEGTQEALHDTRVAQPALVCVEVAVAAYLQHLGVEPAACAGHSLGEISALVAAGAIDFADALVFVVERARLMSTDVPEGGMTAVLGLAPADIEALLPDDVQVANYNGSFQTIISGTGDALKEAARRLKEGGAKRLLPLSVSGPFHSKFMKPAADQLAAFLKAFPILPPKRPFLSSVSGEWETDPEAIRSLLAAQLYRPVQWTRVMEQLGKRSAVEAGPGTVLQGLAKRTPDGPVVCGGAAPEQCRNFAAREGG, translated from the coding sequence ATGCCCGCATTTTTATTCCCCGGTCAAGGCAGCCAACAAGCCGGCGCCGCCGCACTTTTTCAAGATACCTGCCCGGAAAGCCATGCCCTTTTTGATATTGCCCAAAACATCCTCAGTAATGAACTGTATCACCTGATCATGGAAGGCACGCAAGAGGCGCTGCACGATACACGCGTCGCCCAGCCCGCCTTGGTCTGTGTGGAAGTGGCAGTCGCTGCCTATTTGCAGCACTTGGGTGTGGAACCCGCCGCCTGCGCCGGCCATAGCCTCGGCGAGATTTCCGCCTTGGTCGCAGCGGGAGCCATCGATTTTGCCGACGCCTTGGTCTTTGTCGTGGAGCGGGCGCGCTTGATGTCAACAGATGTGCCCGAAGGGGGCATGACGGCTGTGCTCGGATTGGCGCCGGCCGATATTGAAGCCCTCTTACCCGACGACGTACAGGTCGCCAATTACAACGGAAGTTTCCAAACCATTATCTCCGGGACAGGGGACGCCTTGAAAGAAGCAGCCCGGCGCCTGAAAGAAGGCGGCGCGAAACGACTGCTTCCTTTGTCCGTATCAGGACCTTTCCATTCGAAGTTTATGAAACCTGCTGCCGATCAACTGGCGGCCTTTCTTAAAGCCTTTCCGATCTTGCCGCCGAAGCGTCCCTTTCTTTCTTCCGTCTCGGGAGAATGGGAAACAGATCCTGAGGCGATACGCAGTCTCCTTGCGGCGCAGCTCTACCGTCCCGTGCAATGGACTCGGGTCATGGAACAGCTTGGAAAGCGCAGCGCCGTAGAAGCAGGTCCCGGCACGGTGTTGCAGGGCTTGGCGAAACGTACGCCGGACGGGCCCGTCGTCTGCGGTGGAGCAGCGCCTGAACAGTGCCGCAATTTCGCGGCACGGGAGGGGGGCTGA
- the plsX gene encoding phosphate acyltransferase PlsX, producing MRIAVDTMGTDAAPDVEIEGAVQASLQSDVEIILVGDETLLREKLSAYSKMGAIEVRHAPETILSHEQPVMAVRHKKQSSLLVAMRMVKQGEADAVISAGNTGAVMVAARTILGPIPGVSRPAITQMLPTLQGRVVLLDLGANVDCSARQLCQFAEMGVAYSRYGLGVDNPRVALLNIGEENQKGGCIAREAHATLSKSTHLNFVGNVEPRAMTEGKADVVVCDGFIGNLFLKTTEAIASFMSQLIRETFESTSMSKLGAVLARKALLQMKQKMDPNEYPGAPLLGVDGMVVILHGSCASKAVENAIIGARAAIETDLIGHIHENIQSLRASNGNGNSSVNGITPSDASENTPLPTGTDALPL from the coding sequence GTGCGCATAGCCGTGGACACCATGGGCACTGACGCCGCGCCGGATGTTGAAATCGAAGGCGCCGTACAGGCCAGTTTACAATCGGATGTGGAAATCATCTTGGTTGGCGATGAGACCTTGCTTCGCGAGAAGCTGTCTGCCTATTCCAAGATGGGCGCCATCGAAGTGCGCCATGCTCCCGAAACGATTTTATCACACGAACAACCCGTCATGGCGGTGCGCCATAAAAAGCAATCGTCCCTCTTAGTCGCCATGCGTATGGTGAAGCAAGGGGAGGCAGACGCTGTGATCAGCGCCGGCAACACAGGCGCGGTCATGGTGGCAGCGCGTACGATTCTCGGTCCCATCCCCGGTGTGTCTCGGCCCGCCATCACGCAAATGCTGCCCACCTTGCAAGGCCGCGTCGTTTTGCTCGATCTCGGCGCCAATGTGGATTGTTCCGCCCGTCAATTGTGTCAATTCGCAGAGATGGGTGTCGCCTACTCCCGCTATGGGCTGGGCGTTGATAATCCGCGGGTCGCCCTTTTGAATATTGGCGAAGAAAACCAAAAAGGCGGGTGTATCGCACGGGAAGCCCACGCTACCTTGTCCAAATCTACCCATCTCAATTTCGTCGGCAATGTGGAGCCCCGCGCCATGACCGAGGGCAAAGCCGATGTCGTCGTCTGTGATGGTTTCATCGGAAACCTTTTCTTGAAAACTACTGAGGCAATCGCCTCCTTCATGAGCCAGCTGATCCGCGAGACTTTCGAGAGCACCTCCATGAGTAAACTCGGCGCCGTACTCGCACGCAAAGCGCTGCTCCAAATGAAGCAAAAGATGGATCCCAACGAATATCCCGGCGCGCCCTTGCTCGGCGTGGATGGGATGGTCGTGATTTTGCACGGTTCCTGTGCGTCCAAAGCCGTGGAGAACGCCATCATTGGCGCCCGCGCCGCCATCGAAACCGACCTGATCGGTCACATACATGAGAATATTCAAAGCCTGCGCGCAAGCAACGGCAATGGAAATTCATCGGTCAATGGCATCACCCCTTCAGACGCCAGCGAAAACACGCCTTTACCGACAGGGACGGATGCCCTTCCCCTGTAG
- the rpmF gene encoding 50S ribosomal protein L32 gives MPVPKRRTGSTKKRMRRSHHGLTAPNVIECPDSGEAKLPHRVCLKTGFYKGRVVVKPEND, from the coding sequence ATGCCAGTACCAAAAAGACGTACCGGAAGCACGAAAAAACGTATGCGCCGTTCTCATCACGGACTCACTGCGCCGAATGTCATTGAATGCCCCGACTCCGGCGAAGCCAAGCTCCCGCACCGCGTGTGCCTGAAGACCGGCTTTTACAAAGGCCGCGTTGTCGTCAAACCGGAAAATGATTAA
- a CDS encoding DUF177 domain-containing protein — translation MNTFRIPVSSIEETGYTLDARALVSEIQPGSTSTLPIDEVSISGQFVPLDDNYLFRGTVNGVFAEACYRCLAPAKQLVKVPVSWVFTKDTSGVYRELGHSSDDHELTASVHADNPPTVADLTEIDVAPYMWEELVLAQPTRIICNETCQGLCPRCGENLNLSSCTCQSVQEPEQPGNSGLAKLAQLFPEFDPNNKKE, via the coding sequence ATGAATACCTTTAGGATTCCTGTTTCCTCCATAGAAGAAACAGGCTATACATTGGATGCGCGTGCGCTTGTCTCGGAGATTCAACCCGGCTCCACCAGTACCCTGCCGATCGATGAAGTATCGATATCGGGGCAGTTTGTGCCGCTCGATGACAACTATTTGTTTCGCGGCACAGTCAACGGTGTCTTCGCAGAAGCCTGTTACCGGTGCTTAGCGCCGGCGAAACAACTGGTGAAAGTGCCGGTCTCTTGGGTCTTTACCAAGGATACTTCCGGTGTGTACCGGGAGCTGGGACACAGCTCGGACGATCATGAACTTACAGCGTCTGTGCATGCCGACAATCCGCCGACCGTTGCGGATCTGACGGAAATTGATGTAGCACCCTATATGTGGGAAGAGCTGGTCCTTGCCCAGCCGACACGTATAATCTGCAACGAAACCTGTCAGGGCTTGTGCCCGCGCTGCGGAGAAAATTTGAACCTTAGCTCTTGCACCTGTCAAAGCGTACAGGAACCAGAACAACCCGGCAATTCCGGCCTTGCTAAACTTGCACAACTTTTCCCGGAATTCGACCCGAACAACAAAAAGGAATAA
- a CDS encoding ABC transporter ATP-binding protein has protein sequence MIFLDKVKRRLGPGVVFYCDTFQVDAGSSTALWGPSGCGKSTMLNLISGLLKPDSGIVRVDGQEIQHLSESKLDAFRAERMGFVFQTFNLLAPFNVLNNVVLGMRFADVLPQKEWKDRAHAMLERVGLSHRLNSKPNTLSVGERQRVAIARALVNTPKIIVADEPTGSLDPKAADSVMTLLLELCAQEKVTLLLVTHDKGIADRLPHIFDCSALVQEDPS, from the coding sequence ATGATTTTTTTGGATAAGGTCAAACGAAGACTGGGGCCCGGTGTCGTCTTTTACTGCGACACCTTCCAAGTAGACGCGGGATCGAGCACCGCCTTATGGGGACCCAGCGGCTGCGGCAAATCGACTATGCTCAATCTCATCTCCGGATTATTGAAGCCCGATTCGGGTATCGTCCGCGTTGACGGGCAGGAAATCCAACATTTATCAGAAAGCAAATTGGACGCTTTCCGCGCCGAGCGTATGGGCTTTGTCTTTCAAACTTTCAACTTACTCGCGCCCTTTAATGTGCTCAACAATGTGGTGCTCGGCATGCGCTTTGCCGATGTCCTTCCCCAAAAAGAATGGAAGGACCGCGCTCATGCCATGTTGGAGCGCGTGGGACTGTCCCACCGCCTCAACAGCAAACCCAACACCCTCAGCGTAGGCGAGCGCCAACGGGTCGCCATTGCACGCGCCTTGGTCAACACGCCTAAAATCATCGTTGCTGATGAGCCCACGGGCAGCCTCGACCCGAAAGCGGCGGATTCGGTCATGACCCTGCTGCTGGAATTATGCGCCCAAGAAAAGGTCACCCTCTTGCTCGTGACCCATGATAAGGGTATCGCCGACCGACTCCCCCATATCTTCGACTGTTCGGCTTTGGTACAGGAGGATCCCTCATGA
- a CDS encoding ABC transporter permease, producing the protein MSLWHIAWSYLWNRKFTTVLTILSVALGVGLISAILTLRDETQRRFEEEGQAFDLVIGAKGNPLQLVLSTVYFLDAPTGNVDWALYEALKDHDDVTALFPVGMGDTYAGFRIVGVTPELMDFEPGGRTPYALAEGSHFTKPFEAVIGANVAETTNLKLGDSFVGTHGMVASPYAEVHEHHPYTVVGILQRSGSPNDRAIFCDLQSVWDVHSHGDEEEHDAAAAAATEDEADDHHHHDKEITALLVKLESPAIRFEFKDMINRRSNAMAAIPIQEIQKLYEQLLGTAKLVLLAIGYLVVAISALSILIGLYMAILQRKRDLAIMRALGAARGEIFGAVIIEAFWVTLLGILVGWLLGSSVCMVLNRYLVVKIGFHVPPVSLSADLVAAYSAVLLMGLVAGILPAWQAYRTNVARDLAEL; encoded by the coding sequence ATGAGTCTTTGGCATATTGCATGGAGTTATCTCTGGAACCGGAAATTCACCACCGTCCTCACCATTCTATCGGTCGCGCTCGGCGTGGGACTCATCTCCGCCATCCTCACGCTGCGCGACGAAACGCAGCGCCGTTTTGAAGAGGAAGGGCAAGCCTTTGACCTCGTCATTGGCGCAAAGGGCAATCCGCTGCAGCTCGTCTTGAGCACGGTCTACTTTCTCGACGCGCCCACAGGCAACGTGGATTGGGCGCTCTATGAGGCGTTGAAAGATCATGACGACGTGACCGCCCTCTTCCCCGTCGGCATGGGCGATACCTACGCCGGATTTCGCATTGTTGGCGTCACCCCCGAGCTGATGGACTTTGAGCCCGGCGGACGTACCCCCTACGCCCTCGCCGAAGGCAGCCATTTCACAAAACCCTTCGAAGCGGTCATCGGCGCGAACGTGGCGGAAACGACCAACTTGAAGCTGGGCGACAGCTTTGTAGGCACCCACGGCATGGTGGCATCGCCCTATGCCGAGGTACACGAACATCATCCCTACACTGTGGTGGGCATCCTGCAGCGTTCGGGATCACCCAACGACCGCGCCATCTTCTGCGATCTCCAATCGGTGTGGGATGTACACAGCCACGGCGATGAAGAGGAGCACGACGCAGCAGCTGCGGCGGCGACGGAAGACGAAGCGGATGACCATCATCATCATGACAAGGAAATCACGGCGCTCTTGGTCAAACTCGAATCGCCCGCCATCCGTTTCGAGTTCAAGGACATGATCAACCGCCGCTCCAACGCCATGGCCGCCATACCCATTCAGGAAATCCAAAAACTCTATGAACAGCTCTTGGGTACGGCGAAATTGGTATTGCTCGCCATTGGCTACCTCGTCGTCGCCATCTCCGCCCTGTCCATACTCATCGGTCTCTATATGGCGATTTTGCAGCGCAAACGAGACCTTGCTATCATGCGTGCACTCGGCGCGGCGCGCGGCGAGATCTTCGGCGCTGTCATCATCGAGGCGTTCTGGGTCACCTTGCTCGGCATCCTCGTGGGCTGGCTCCTCGGCAGCAGCGTGTGCATGGTCTTGAATCGCTATCTCGTCGTGAAGATTGGTTTCCACGTGCCGCCCGTATCCCTGAGCGCCGATCTCGTCGCCGCATACTCTGCGGTGCTGCTCATGGGCTTGGTGGCGGGCATCCTGCCGGCGTGGCAGGCATACCGCACCAATGTGGCCCGTGACCTGGCAGAATTATAA
- a CDS encoding DUF3299 domain-containing protein: MRKRSKRDLLTLLGLVIIVVSIISVNGYLRRAGLREHFEKMRAALEQKHRSEGVKLIDWTELHAVVGNRRTGATFPESLKEKDGRLVNIVGFMNAIDQFRNVTEFMLLPVPITCFFCDVPPMRDIIEVKLQQPANMINEPVLVGGRLRIHEGPKPLFFYTIEDAKWNEAVSDEESTDKVIEQEHKLHLIDGFKELRGESPLLDLDDEEELLPGYEINLQTTAPESTEE; this comes from the coding sequence ATGCGCAAACGTTCTAAACGGGATTTATTGACGCTCCTCGGTCTCGTCATCATTGTGGTATCCATCATCAGCGTGAACGGATATTTACGCCGCGCCGGCTTGCGCGAACACTTCGAGAAGATGCGTGCCGCCCTCGAACAAAAACACCGCAGCGAAGGGGTCAAACTCATCGACTGGACCGAGCTGCATGCCGTCGTCGGCAATCGCCGCACAGGCGCGACCTTTCCCGAATCCCTCAAAGAAAAAGACGGGCGCCTGGTCAATATCGTCGGTTTCATGAACGCCATCGATCAGTTCCGCAACGTCACCGAATTCATGCTGCTGCCCGTGCCCATCACCTGTTTCTTTTGTGATGTGCCGCCTATGCGCGACATCATCGAGGTCAAGCTGCAGCAACCTGCCAACATGATTAATGAACCGGTGTTGGTGGGCGGCAGGCTGCGCATCCACGAAGGGCCCAAACCCCTCTTCTTCTACACCATTGAAGACGCCAAATGGAATGAAGCCGTCTCCGATGAAGAGAGTACCGATAAGGTCATCGAACAGGAACACAAGCTCCATCTCATCGACGGCTTTAAAGAACTGCGCGGTGAATCGCCGCTCCTTGATCTTGACGATGAGGAAGAGTTGCTGCCCGGCTACGAAATTAACCTGCAGACAACGGCGCCCGAAAGTACCGAAGAATAA